The following coding sequences lie in one Alloacidobacterium dinghuense genomic window:
- a CDS encoding alpha/beta hydrolase has protein sequence MWKSALLPFCLVVSVFAADKLSAPQLIDLAKSDSPQLRGAIQASFEAKNLQDGTAWAGHGPDFFFAVQASSEPSLVIDADSSSPMKHLAGSDLWYATAHVEPVARLHSFHYIVNGAPFGGRLDLPAFGPLSYVQPGVPSGTLSPKIVHTSKIYDGMKSEYWIYVPTQYDPKTPAALMVFQDGGGYTDRDGNNPTLNVIDNLIAQKKIPVMICVFINPGDITDSPGTPTYNFVKGYSDKWHRTLKDSMRSTLYDTVSDRYAHFLRDEVLAEVEAKYNIRKDAYSHAMTGLSSGGICSFNAAWQMPDEFSRVISWIGSFTSIQWKERPDIPDGGQDYPEKVLREPKRNIRVWLQDGAEDMENDRYGSWPLANIRMANALKLKDYDFHFSFGKGTHNSGQGAAEFPEEMIWLWRDYDPAQTSQTYEMEQSEKSKPLFRVSIANREADAK, from the coding sequence ATGTGGAAAAGCGCACTCCTACCGTTCTGTCTGGTCGTCTCTGTATTTGCTGCGGACAAACTCTCAGCGCCGCAACTGATTGATTTGGCCAAGTCTGATAGCCCACAGCTGCGCGGTGCAATACAGGCCAGCTTCGAGGCGAAGAATCTGCAGGATGGAACGGCATGGGCCGGGCATGGCCCGGACTTCTTTTTCGCAGTGCAGGCTTCTTCGGAACCGTCTCTCGTAATCGACGCTGACTCCAGCAGTCCGATGAAACATCTTGCCGGTTCAGATCTCTGGTATGCGACGGCGCACGTCGAGCCGGTGGCAAGACTACACTCCTTCCACTACATCGTGAACGGGGCGCCATTTGGCGGAAGACTCGATCTGCCTGCATTTGGACCATTGTCTTATGTGCAACCAGGTGTGCCGTCGGGAACGCTTTCGCCGAAGATTGTGCATACCAGCAAGATTTACGACGGCATGAAGAGCGAGTACTGGATTTACGTGCCCACCCAGTACGATCCCAAGACGCCAGCCGCGCTCATGGTTTTTCAGGATGGCGGTGGATACACAGACCGCGACGGCAACAATCCCACGCTCAACGTGATTGACAACCTGATCGCGCAGAAAAAGATTCCGGTAATGATTTGTGTCTTCATCAATCCCGGAGACATTACCGACTCACCGGGGACGCCGACCTACAACTTCGTCAAAGGCTACTCCGACAAGTGGCACCGTACCCTCAAGGACTCGATGCGCAGCACGCTCTACGACACGGTGAGTGATCGCTACGCACACTTCCTGCGCGACGAAGTGCTTGCCGAAGTCGAGGCTAAATACAACATCCGCAAAGATGCGTACAGCCACGCCATGACCGGGCTTTCGTCGGGCGGGATCTGCTCGTTCAATGCCGCATGGCAAATGCCGGACGAGTTCAGCCGCGTCATCAGCTGGATCGGCAGCTTCACCAGCATCCAGTGGAAGGAGCGGCCAGATATTCCGGACGGCGGGCAGGACTATCCCGAAAAAGTTCTGCGGGAGCCGAAGCGCAACATCCGCGTCTGGCTGCAGGATGGCGCCGAGGACATGGAAAACGATCGCTATGGAAGCTGGCCTCTGGCGAATATACGCATGGCGAACGCTCTCAAGCTGAAGGACTATGACTTCCACTTCAGCTTCGGCAAGGGCACTCACAACTCCGGCCAAGGTGCGGCGGAATTTCCCGAAGAAATGATCTGGCTCTGGCGGGACTACGACCCTGCGCAAACCTCCCAGACCTACGAAATGGAACAGTCCGAGAAATCCAAACCATTGTTCAGAGTATCGATTGCGAATCGTGAGGCTGATGCGAAATAG
- a CDS encoding RecQ family ATP-dependent DNA helicase has translation MSSAKLTDILARTFGFSSFRANQEAVCRATVDGHDVLLVMPTGAGKSLCYQLPAIARGGTALVISPLIALMDDQATKLSQLGLNAARIHSGLDRERSRQVCREYLSGALDFLFIAPERLRVPGFPEMLAKRKPALIAIDEAHCISQWGHDFRPDYRLLGSYLPALRPAPIIALTATATPVVQNDVVAQLQLQEPARFIHGFRRSNLAVEVVEISKPKRSQLALSLLTPKERRPAIVYAPTRKDADTLAQELSESFSTAAYHAGLEPDHRERVQREFLAGRLEAVVATIAFGMGIDKPDVRTVIHTALPASLEAYYQEIGRAGRDGKQSRTILMHSYADRRTHDFFYERDYPPVDELDLIFRKLDGRPRHREELAELLKSKLDGEIFATALDKLMTHGGARIDFDGNVVRGDTGWRQPYLSQSNQRKAQLDRVMRYAESHQCRMAQLVRHFGDEDDGRHACGQCDVCSPERAIAQRFRPLDENENSLVFAVVRALRSGGSKSTGKLHQDLCANNRVSRDHFEDLLGAMNGAGFLTIEDTSFEKDGRSIPYRKASLTREGEELDKEDVVNILMRDSSDSTVAVTSKRERKRREPKPEVPLSAEAAMLEEKLRAWRREESGKLGQPAFFVFSDRTLRAIAAERPRTEEDLLTVDGIGPAKVAKFGAAVCAICAE, from the coding sequence ATTCTTGCGCGTACTTTTGGGTTTTCCTCGTTTCGCGCAAATCAGGAAGCGGTATGCCGTGCCACTGTCGACGGACACGATGTTCTCCTGGTAATGCCAACCGGAGCGGGCAAATCGCTCTGCTACCAATTGCCTGCGATCGCTCGGGGCGGAACGGCACTGGTGATCAGCCCATTGATTGCGTTAATGGACGATCAGGCGACGAAGCTCAGCCAGTTAGGGTTGAACGCAGCAAGAATCCACTCCGGCCTCGATCGGGAAAGATCACGGCAGGTTTGTCGCGAATACTTGAGCGGTGCGCTCGATTTTCTTTTCATTGCGCCGGAACGGCTGCGCGTGCCAGGCTTTCCCGAGATGCTCGCCAAGCGCAAACCCGCCCTCATCGCTATCGACGAGGCGCATTGCATCTCACAGTGGGGGCATGATTTCCGCCCCGATTATCGCCTGCTTGGCAGCTATTTGCCGGCATTGCGACCCGCTCCGATCATTGCGCTCACAGCGACCGCCACACCCGTCGTCCAGAATGATGTCGTTGCACAGCTTCAGCTGCAAGAACCGGCTCGTTTTATTCACGGCTTCCGACGCAGCAATCTGGCAGTTGAAGTCGTCGAGATCTCGAAGCCGAAGCGTTCGCAACTCGCTCTTAGCCTGCTGACCCCGAAAGAGAGACGTCCGGCAATCGTCTACGCGCCCACACGCAAAGACGCCGACACGCTGGCGCAAGAACTATCGGAGAGCTTTTCGACAGCGGCGTATCACGCCGGACTGGAGCCCGATCACCGCGAGCGCGTGCAGCGTGAATTTCTTGCTGGTCGTCTCGAAGCTGTGGTCGCGACGATTGCCTTCGGCATGGGTATCGACAAACCGGATGTGCGGACGGTCATTCATACGGCGCTTCCTGCGAGCTTAGAAGCCTACTATCAGGAGATCGGCCGCGCTGGCCGCGATGGCAAACAAAGTCGCACCATCCTGATGCACTCGTATGCCGATCGCCGGACGCATGATTTCTTCTATGAACGCGACTACCCTCCTGTCGACGAGTTGGACCTGATCTTTCGCAAGCTCGATGGAAGACCGCGCCATAGAGAGGAGCTGGCTGAGCTGTTGAAGTCAAAGCTCGATGGCGAAATATTTGCTACGGCACTCGACAAACTGATGACCCATGGTGGCGCCCGCATCGACTTCGACGGCAACGTTGTTCGAGGAGACACGGGGTGGCGGCAGCCCTATCTTTCGCAGTCAAATCAGCGCAAGGCACAGCTCGACCGCGTGATGCGCTACGCCGAATCGCACCAGTGCCGCATGGCGCAACTGGTGCGTCATTTCGGGGACGAAGACGATGGTCGCCACGCTTGCGGGCAATGCGACGTCTGCTCGCCGGAGCGGGCCATCGCTCAGCGCTTCCGGCCATTGGATGAAAACGAAAACTCATTAGTGTTCGCGGTTGTACGCGCATTGCGTTCTGGCGGATCGAAATCGACCGGCAAACTGCATCAGGATCTGTGCGCAAATAACCGCGTCAGCCGTGACCACTTTGAGGATCTGCTCGGAGCGATGAATGGCGCGGGTTTTCTAACAATCGAAGATACCAGCTTTGAAAAGGATGGCCGCAGCATCCCCTACCGCAAAGCCAGCCTGACGCGCGAAGGCGAAGAACTGGATAAGGAAGATGTCGTCAACATCCTGATGCGCGACAGTAGCGATAGCACTGTTGCGGTAACATCCAAACGCGAACGCAAGCGTAGGGAGCCAAAGCCCGAGGTCCCGCTCTCCGCCGAGGCTGCCATGTTGGAAGAAAAACTGCGCGCTTGGCGGCGCGAGGAGTCCGGCAAGTTGGGGCAGCCGGCGTTCTTTGTTTTTTCCGACCGGACGCTGCGCGCAATTGCAGCAGAGCGCCCCCGCACAGAGGAAGACTTGCTTACAGTCGACGGCATTGGTCCGGCGAAAGTGGCGAAGTTCGGCGCCGCTGTCTGCGCCATCTGCGCCGAGTAG
- a CDS encoding 30S ribosomal protein S1 — MADVLNPEQTESNPLNTELETPTLEAATEHAEPSIETTHNPEAPSAEAALETEHPVAVASEPVRSIEDEADLNSMEDFAAVLESFDREQAAEAAAQAFDDSHVVSGTVIKLTDKHVVVDVGLKSEGLIPLEQVVDHAGQPKLHPGDAVEVVIEREEAEGGYLLSYEKAQRHRVWDTIEKAANEKTILTGTVLGRVKGGLTVDIGIKAFLPGSQLEIRPVRNLDAYIGQQIEIRVIKLNKKRGNVVVSRKEILEEEQTSKRSKTLEHLEEGSILTGTVKNLTDYGAFVDLGGIDGLLHITDMSWGRLTHPRDLVNVADEIQVKVLKFDKDKQRVSLGFKQLTPDPWLDAVERYPIGARVRGRVLSVTDYGAFVELEQGIEGLVHVSEMTWSKRMKHPSKLVKPGDEVETVILAVNPGDRRISLGMKQLLENPWEHLVERYPAGTNVEGRVRNLTDFGAFIEIEDGIDGLVHVSNLSWTKRVKHPSEVLKKGEKVKAVVLGVEPENRRLSLGIKQLQPDVWETFFAQHRVGDVVHGKVLRSAQFGSFVEIAEGVEGLCHVSEATDNHGTPVKLEAGQEHEFKIIKMNQDEKKVGLSLRAVGEEASRAEVESYKQPVSSSTTTLGDLVNWKREQ, encoded by the coding sequence ATGGCAGACGTCCTAAATCCTGAACAAACCGAGAGCAATCCTCTGAACACCGAACTTGAAACCCCAACGCTGGAAGCAGCGACGGAGCACGCAGAGCCGTCCATCGAAACCACCCACAACCCGGAAGCCCCTTCCGCTGAAGCCGCTTTAGAAACCGAACATCCTGTTGCTGTCGCGTCGGAGCCCGTCCGTTCGATTGAGGACGAAGCCGACCTGAACAGCATGGAAGATTTCGCCGCTGTGCTCGAGTCCTTCGACCGCGAGCAGGCTGCTGAAGCAGCAGCCCAGGCGTTTGACGATAGCCATGTCGTGTCCGGCACCGTGATCAAGCTGACCGACAAGCATGTCGTCGTCGATGTCGGTTTAAAGTCGGAAGGCCTGATTCCGCTCGAGCAGGTGGTTGACCACGCCGGTCAGCCGAAACTGCACCCCGGCGACGCAGTTGAAGTCGTCATCGAGCGCGAAGAGGCCGAAGGTGGCTACCTGCTGAGCTACGAAAAGGCCCAGCGGCACCGCGTATGGGACACGATCGAGAAGGCTGCCAACGAGAAGACCATCCTGACGGGTACGGTTCTCGGACGCGTGAAGGGTGGCTTGACGGTCGATATCGGCATCAAGGCATTCCTGCCTGGTTCGCAGTTAGAGATTCGCCCGGTTCGCAATCTCGACGCCTACATCGGCCAGCAGATCGAGATCCGCGTCATCAAGCTGAATAAGAAGCGCGGTAACGTGGTCGTCTCCCGCAAGGAGATTCTGGAAGAAGAGCAGACCTCAAAGCGCTCGAAGACGCTGGAGCACCTCGAAGAGGGCAGCATCCTGACCGGGACCGTCAAGAACCTGACCGACTACGGCGCATTTGTCGACCTCGGCGGCATCGACGGCCTGCTGCACATCACCGACATGTCGTGGGGCCGTCTGACGCACCCGCGCGACCTGGTCAACGTCGCCGATGAGATCCAGGTCAAGGTCCTCAAATTCGACAAAGACAAGCAGCGCGTGTCGCTCGGCTTCAAGCAGCTGACGCCTGATCCGTGGCTCGATGCCGTCGAGCGCTATCCGATTGGCGCCCGCGTTCGTGGCCGCGTCCTCAGCGTGACCGACTACGGCGCATTCGTTGAGCTGGAGCAGGGCATCGAAGGCCTCGTCCACGTTTCGGAAATGACCTGGTCCAAGCGGATGAAGCATCCGTCGAAGCTGGTCAAGCCGGGCGACGAAGTTGAGACGGTCATCCTCGCCGTCAACCCGGGTGACCGGCGCATCTCCCTCGGCATGAAGCAGTTGCTCGAGAATCCGTGGGAGCACTTGGTCGAACGCTATCCGGCAGGCACCAATGTCGAAGGCCGCGTGCGCAACCTGACCGACTTCGGTGCTTTCATCGAGATCGAGGACGGCATCGATGGCCTTGTCCACGTCTCGAACCTGAGCTGGACCAAGCGCGTCAAGCATCCTTCGGAAGTTCTGAAGAAGGGCGAGAAGGTGAAGGCTGTTGTTCTTGGCGTAGAGCCAGAAAATCGCCGTCTCTCGCTCGGAATCAAGCAGCTGCAGCCCGACGTCTGGGAGACCTTCTTCGCTCAGCACCGTGTAGGCGATGTGGTTCACGGCAAGGTGCTGCGGTCGGCGCAGTTCGGTTCGTTCGTTGAGATTGCTGAGGGCGTTGAAGGTCTGTGCCACGTTTCCGAAGCAACCGACAACCACGGCACTCCGGTGAAGCTTGAAGCGGGGCAGGAGCACGAATTCAAGATCATCAAGATGAATCAGGATGAGAAGAAAGTCGGCCTCAGCCTCCGCGCTGTCGGCGAAGAAGCCAGCCGTGCGGAAGTCGAGTCTTACAAGCAGCCGGTTTCAAGCTCGACGACAACGCTCGGCGACCTTGTCAACTGGAAGCGCGAGCAGTAA